Proteins found in one Tamandua tetradactyla isolate mTamTet1 chromosome 3, mTamTet1.pri, whole genome shotgun sequence genomic segment:
- the LOC143677521 gene encoding uncharacterized protein LOC143677521 produces MAGPAGLPLALGTASVAALRDATSLPARARSAQEKMLEGHRGTKDSLCLSGSSGLGHHARPWVGPPGGHQESPKRHLTAWGREAMGPPARTSPRRRSEPERCRLFLPLLGTRLKGRARKASACASMPPACHPQPRKWDPTTAGSREAGPGGPA; encoded by the exons ATGGCTGGGCCAG CCGGGCTCCCGCTGGCCCTGGGGACTGCGAGTGTTGCCGCCCTGAGGGATGCCACCAGCCTGCCTGCCAGGGCCAGAAGTGCCCAGGAGAAGATGCTTGAAGGACACCGTGGGACGAAGGACTCCCTTTGCCTTTCAGGGAGCAGCG GTCTGGGCCACCATGCCCGGCCTTGGGTGGGGCCTCCCGGCGGCCATCAAGAGAGCCCAAAGCGTCACCTGACAGCATGGGGGAGAGAAGCCATGGGGCCACCTGCGAGAACAAGTCCACGCAGGCGTTCCGAGCCTGAAAGATGTCGTCTGTTCCTTCCGCTGCTGGGGACACGCCTCAAGGGAAGAGCCAGGAAAGCCAGCGCATGTGCCTCAATGCCGCCTGCGTGTCACCCGCAGCCTCGGAAGTGGGACCCGACCACGGCCGGCAGCAGAGAGGCAGGTCCTGGGGGCCCGGCGTGA